From one Prochlorococcus marinus str. MIT 0912 genomic stretch:
- a CDS encoding glycosyltransferase family 2 protein → MTAKKDKKISWIIPCFNEEKVILETLERIKIVSEKLNKFEWELILIDDGSSDNTKRIIQEINEYPFTIILLSFSRNFGHQPAVQAGIDNCSGSAAIIIDADLQDPPEIAERMIDKWEKGYEVVYGQRTVRYKENQFKKFTAFLFYRLFNFFSGTKIPLDTGDFRLIDKTVIQALHKLPERGRFMRGLISWVGFKQVSVSYSRDARFAGVTKYPFKKMLSFAIDGLTSFSRKPLRVATFIGFFFSSLSFLGIVYVLYVRLFTQTWVAGWAAICMTILLSAGVQLIFIGILGEYVGNIFFETKNRPIYIIKEKNII, encoded by the coding sequence ATGACTGCAAAAAAAGATAAAAAAATATCTTGGATTATTCCTTGCTTTAATGAGGAGAAAGTAATTCTAGAAACCTTAGAAAGGATAAAAATAGTTTCAGAGAAATTAAATAAATTTGAATGGGAATTAATTCTTATTGACGATGGTAGTTCAGATAATACAAAGAGAATTATTCAGGAAATTAATGAATACCCATTTACAATAATTTTGTTGAGTTTCTCTAGGAATTTTGGACATCAACCTGCTGTTCAAGCTGGCATAGATAACTGTTCTGGATCAGCAGCAATAATTATTGATGCCGATTTACAAGATCCACCTGAAATAGCTGAAAGAATGATCGACAAGTGGGAAAAAGGTTATGAAGTAGTTTATGGACAAAGAACAGTAAGATACAAAGAAAATCAATTCAAAAAATTCACAGCATTTCTCTTTTATAGATTATTTAATTTCTTTTCTGGAACAAAAATCCCACTGGACACCGGCGATTTCAGATTAATTGATAAGACTGTTATTCAAGCATTACATAAACTTCCAGAGAGAGGTCGATTCATGAGGGGTTTAATATCATGGGTAGGTTTTAAACAAGTAAGTGTTAGCTATTCCAGAGATGCAAGATTTGCAGGTGTAACAAAATACCCTTTTAAAAAGATGCTTTCCTTTGCAATTGATGGCTTAACAAGTTTCTCTAGGAAACCACTCAGAGTAGCTACGTTCATAGGATTCTTTTTCTCATCGCTATCATTCTTAGGCATAGTCTATGTCTTATATGTAAGGCTGTTTACTCAAACATGGGTTGCAGGATGGGCTGCAATTTGTATGACCATCTTACTTTCAGCAGGCGTACAATTGATTTTTATAGGCATTTTGGGAGAATATGTGGGAAATATATTTTTTGAAACAAAGAATAGACCTATTTACATTATTAAAGAAAAGAATATAATCTAA
- a CDS encoding Ppx/GppA phosphatase family protein, whose translation MLGDSINNFSERNSIELDLGEKQDAELCRVATIDIGTNSTHLLIAKIERKLNTFSIELAEKSTTRLGERDTQTGELTSLAMNRAFSTLKRFKDLSESYKVESLIIAATSAVREAPNGQTFIAEIKKKIGLDVELISGAEEARLIYLGVLSGMQFGNKPHLVLDIGGGSTELILADSSEARALTSTKIGAVRLQREFIKKEPISSQNELFLRSFIRGSMESAIDKVSKRIEVGEIPVLVATSGTAMAIGSLISYKENHMQVKLQGYKIKKNNLDIIVNELIKMTPSERSQLSSLSERRSEIIVPGALILQTIMTMVDANEIILSERALREGLVVDWMCRNNYLKDQLSFQGSIRERTVIHQAKRFGVNSKRSKSVSEFALTFYDQTKGVLHNDNGEGRDLLWAAAKLHSCGKHINITAYHKHSWYLIKNGELLGYSQIEHLMVAAIARYHRKSFPKKRHESWQLLIDESQRSLVADMSLLLRLSCALDRRPEPLVSKLVIEANNKKVNIELIPNDLGQNLDLEKWSLNRAILLIKKIKDVDINIL comes from the coding sequence ATGTTAGGTGACTCAATAAACAATTTCTCTGAAAGGAATTCTATTGAATTGGATCTTGGAGAAAAGCAAGATGCTGAATTATGTCGTGTGGCAACAATTGATATTGGCACCAACTCAACTCATCTGTTAATTGCAAAAATTGAGCGAAAATTAAACACTTTTAGTATTGAACTTGCAGAGAAATCTACAACACGACTAGGAGAAAGAGATACTCAGACGGGAGAACTTACTTCCCTTGCAATGAATAGGGCTTTTTCAACATTAAAGAGGTTTAAGGATTTATCTGAAAGTTATAAAGTTGAGAGTCTTATTATTGCTGCTACAAGTGCGGTTAGAGAAGCACCAAATGGGCAAACCTTTATTGCTGAAATAAAAAAGAAGATAGGCTTAGATGTTGAATTAATAAGCGGAGCAGAAGAAGCAAGATTGATTTATCTTGGTGTACTTTCAGGAATGCAATTTGGAAATAAACCTCATCTAGTTCTTGATATTGGAGGAGGATCGACAGAATTAATTCTTGCTGATAGCTCTGAGGCACGAGCATTAACAAGTACAAAGATTGGAGCAGTAAGATTACAAAGAGAATTTATTAAAAAAGAGCCAATATCTTCTCAAAATGAATTGTTTTTAAGGTCATTTATTCGAGGCTCTATGGAGTCTGCAATTGATAAAGTATCTAAGAGAATTGAAGTAGGAGAAATTCCAGTTTTAGTAGCAACTAGTGGAACTGCCATGGCTATTGGGTCGTTAATATCTTATAAAGAAAATCATATGCAAGTAAAATTACAAGGATATAAAATAAAAAAAAATAATTTGGATATAATTGTTAATGAGTTAATTAAAATGACACCTTCTGAACGGAGTCAATTATCCTCATTAAGTGAAAGAAGATCTGAGATTATTGTTCCAGGTGCTTTGATTTTGCAAACCATCATGACTATGGTTGATGCTAATGAAATTATTTTAAGTGAAAGAGCTCTTCGCGAAGGATTAGTTGTTGATTGGATGTGTCGAAATAATTATTTAAAAGATCAGTTGAGCTTTCAAGGGTCAATTAGAGAAAGAACAGTTATTCATCAAGCGAAAAGATTTGGTGTTAATTCAAAACGATCAAAAAGTGTATCAGAATTTGCCCTTACTTTTTATGATCAGACTAAAGGGGTTTTGCATAATGATAATGGTGAAGGTAGAGATCTTTTGTGGGCAGCAGCTAAGCTTCACTCATGCGGTAAACATATTAATATAACTGCCTATCACAAACACTCGTGGTATTTAATCAAAAATGGAGAGCTATTAGGTTATTCCCAAATTGAGCATTTAATGGTTGCTGCTATCGCAAGATACCACAGGAAAAGTTTTCCAAAAAAAAGACATGAATCTTGGCAATTATTGATTGATGAAAGTCAAAGAAGTTTAGTAGCTGATATGTCTTTACTTCTTCGACTTTCATGCGCTTTGGATAGAAGACCAGAACCTTTGGTATCCAAATTAGTTATTGAAGCTAATAATAAAAAAGTTAATATAGAGCTAATTCCTAATGACTTAGGCCAAAATTTAGATCTTGAGAAATGGAGTTTGAATAGGGCGATTTTACTAATTAAGAAGATAAAGGATGTTGATATAAATATTCTTTAA
- a CDS encoding 4-hydroxybenzoate polyprenyltransferase has protein sequence MNNLFTKKMGYYFQLLRWNKPSGRLILLIPAGWSLWLTPSAPPSLFVFGIIILGGLFVSGAGCIANDIWDRKFDKKVLRTKERPLANGNVSLKTAWILLILMLFFSLFIVLAIPTESRNLCLLLATLSLPFILLYPSAKRWFKFPQLILSICWGFSVLIPWAASESSLEGGGTLLFCWLATIFWTFGFDTVYAMADEIDDKVIGLNSSAISLGKKSTQIVSFCYFFTCLFLALAAFKANLGLIYWPFWLVSTLGMQREVLLLNSRSQGIKTSGLHFSNQVRIGSLLLLGMVLSKLI, from the coding sequence GTGAATAATCTATTTACAAAAAAAATGGGATATTATTTTCAACTTCTTAGATGGAACAAACCTAGTGGAAGATTGATACTTCTCATTCCCGCTGGCTGGTCTCTTTGGTTAACTCCTTCAGCCCCTCCCTCTCTATTCGTTTTTGGAATAATAATTTTAGGTGGATTATTTGTAAGCGGTGCCGGATGTATAGCTAATGATATTTGGGATAGGAAGTTTGACAAGAAAGTACTAAGAACAAAAGAAAGACCATTGGCCAATGGCAACGTATCTCTTAAGACTGCATGGATACTACTAATTTTAATGTTATTTTTTAGTCTTTTCATAGTTCTTGCAATACCAACAGAGAGTAGAAATTTATGCCTTTTACTTGCGACCTTATCGTTACCTTTTATTCTTTTATATCCATCAGCCAAAAGATGGTTTAAATTTCCTCAACTTATTCTTTCTATTTGCTGGGGTTTTTCAGTTCTAATTCCTTGGGCAGCGAGCGAATCTTCATTGGAAGGAGGGGGAACATTGCTATTTTGTTGGCTTGCAACAATATTTTGGACTTTTGGCTTTGATACTGTTTATGCAATGGCAGATGAGATTGACGACAAAGTAATTGGTCTAAATAGCAGTGCAATCAGTCTTGGAAAAAAATCAACGCAAATAGTTTCTTTTTGCTACTTTTTTACCTGTTTATTTCTAGCTCTTGCTGCTTTCAAAGCAAATTTAGGATTAATATATTGGCCTTTTTGGTTGGTATCTACTCTAGGAATGCAAAGAGAAGTTCTCTTATTAAATTCAAGATCACAAGGTATTAAGACTTCAGGATTGCATTTCAGCAATCAGGTGCGAATTGGAAGTTTATTGCTTCTTGGCATGGTGTTAAGCAAGCTTATTTAA
- a CDS encoding DUF2079 domain-containing protein translates to MAISSTLIFYLLAILKHILLQSTAYDLGLFDQWIWLTSKGLPSYSSMTGLHMLADHGAWTLYIASLIYKIKPDLNILFISQSASLCFTIVPLYLLCKSKGLNQKISFLIVLFWLLQPVVFNVNLFDFHPEVWSMPFIVLYYYFEENENFIKSIACTFIILGTRDGLVLLIFGFGLEQLLKKRFGRFLMLFSISTLWFVFLNNWLYPLLNDDKGSVMALERYSKYGDTFKEILYTLFLKPNLVISSINWSESIFYILILFLPAFVFCKRISLFTLISGVPLIITNILSDNSLQRDLLHQYSLPIALVIVISVVNGISQNKGKLGFEKKRFLWILLCWFALAKPLLFIGPYLGRLNSIKPANEAFSEIPIDSNVITTSYLVPHLSQRQFIKLPTSNNDIKSDLEVYNVLLLNPLDPGVMSNSYLQNDYLKIAKANKWKCKKWENNLELCKK, encoded by the coding sequence GTGGCAATTAGCTCAACATTAATTTTCTATTTACTAGCTATTTTAAAACACATATTACTTCAAAGTACAGCTTATGATTTGGGTTTGTTCGACCAATGGATTTGGCTGACTAGTAAAGGTCTTCCATCATATTCATCTATGACGGGATTACATATGCTTGCAGATCATGGTGCCTGGACACTTTATATTGCATCATTAATTTATAAAATAAAACCTGATTTAAATATATTATTTATTTCTCAATCTGCTTCTCTTTGCTTTACAATTGTTCCATTATACTTGCTTTGTAAAAGTAAAGGTTTAAATCAAAAAATTAGTTTTTTAATAGTATTATTTTGGCTTCTACAACCTGTTGTCTTTAATGTAAATCTATTTGATTTTCATCCAGAGGTATGGTCGATGCCTTTTATTGTTTTATATTATTATTTTGAAGAAAATGAAAATTTTATTAAATCAATTGCTTGCACATTTATAATTCTAGGAACAAGAGATGGATTAGTTCTTCTGATTTTCGGTTTTGGATTAGAACAACTTTTAAAGAAAAGATTTGGAAGGTTTTTGATGCTTTTTTCTATTTCAACATTATGGTTCGTATTTTTAAACAATTGGCTATATCCATTGCTTAATGATGATAAAGGTTCAGTAATGGCATTAGAAAGATATTCAAAATATGGGGATACATTTAAAGAAATATTATATACTTTGTTTTTAAAACCTAATCTTGTAATCAGTAGTATTAATTGGAGTGAATCTATATTTTATATATTGATTTTATTTCTTCCTGCATTTGTGTTTTGCAAAAGGATTTCTCTTTTTACTTTAATAAGTGGAGTTCCATTAATAATTACTAATATTCTTTCTGATAATTCGCTCCAAAGGGATTTATTGCATCAATATAGTCTACCGATTGCACTTGTTATAGTAATTTCTGTCGTAAATGGAATTAGTCAAAATAAAGGTAAGTTAGGATTCGAAAAGAAAAGATTTCTATGGATACTTTTATGTTGGTTTGCGTTAGCGAAACCTCTTTTGTTTATTGGACCTTATTTAGGTAGATTAAACTCTATAAAACCGGCTAATGAAGCATTTTCGGAAATCCCGATAGATTCAAATGTTATTACAACAAGTTATTTAGTTCCACACTTATCTCAAAGACAATTTATCAAATTGCCAACTAGCAATAATGATATAAAGTCAGATTTAGAAGTATATAATGTTTTATTGCTTAATCCATTAGATCCAGGAGTGATGTCAAATAGTTATTTGCAAAATGACTATCTTAAAATTGCTAAGGCAAATAAATGGAAATGCAAAAAATGGGAAAATAATTTAGAGCTTTGCAAAAAATAA
- the cobM gene encoding precorrin-4 C(11)-methyltransferase, translating to MSPISIVGAGPGALDLITIRAQQRLKKADVLVWTDSLIPIQITKLVKDDCEKIKTSSLTLEEILLILIKKHKEGKKIVRLHDGDPCLYGAISEQICRLNDVGIEVEVVPGVSAFQATAATLGFELTIPDLTQTIILSRADGRTGKPEKESLQKLASIQSSLCLYLSARHVEEVQSILIKYYPANTPVAIAYRVTWPDEWIKVIPLSEMAKTSQEQNLIRTTLYIISPTLKLGNNRSKLYNPSHSHLFRSN from the coding sequence ATGAGCCCTATTTCAATTGTCGGAGCAGGTCCCGGCGCTTTAGATTTAATTACTATAAGAGCTCAACAAAGACTGAAAAAAGCTGATGTTCTTGTTTGGACAGACTCTCTTATACCTATACAAATAACAAAACTTGTTAAAGATGATTGTGAAAAGATAAAGACAAGTTCACTAACTCTAGAAGAAATTCTTTTAATATTAATTAAAAAGCATAAGGAAGGTAAAAAGATAGTTCGTCTCCATGATGGTGACCCTTGCTTATATGGAGCAATATCAGAACAAATATGTAGATTAAATGATGTAGGAATTGAGGTAGAAGTTGTTCCTGGAGTAAGTGCCTTTCAAGCTACAGCCGCAACTTTAGGGTTCGAACTAACAATTCCAGATTTAACCCAAACAATAATACTTAGCAGAGCTGATGGTAGGACAGGAAAACCAGAGAAGGAAAGTCTTCAAAAGCTAGCATCTATTCAATCTTCTTTATGTCTCTACCTAAGTGCAAGACATGTGGAAGAAGTGCAATCCATACTTATAAAATATTATCCGGCTAATACCCCTGTAGCAATTGCATATAGAGTGACTTGGCCAGACGAATGGATAAAAGTCATACCTTTGAGTGAGATGGCAAAAACATCTCAAGAACAAAATTTAATCAGAACAACTTTATACATAATCAGTCCAACGTTAAAGCTCGGGAATAATAGATCAAAGCTTTATAATCCTTCTCATTCACATTTATTTAGGTCGAATTAA
- a CDS encoding helix-turn-helix domain-containing protein: protein MEKSEERKSGSSYIANKKSALRTVGEFLREARQSRNLSVEDLSSSLRIGKEQLIALESGDEGALPEKVFIRAMVRRIAEKLNLDTSFILEELNEKKNNEPKSNHVIYKKNTKKIKHFNPFIIVILSGILGLSSSIMLLKYIQKEQNDSINPKPNDIILLDKNKSS from the coding sequence TTGGAAAAAAGTGAAGAAAGAAAAAGCGGTAGCTCTTATATCGCAAATAAAAAATCCGCATTACGAACTGTTGGGGAGTTTCTCAGGGAAGCCCGACAAAGTAGAAATCTTTCAGTAGAGGATCTTTCTTCCTCACTCAGAATCGGGAAAGAACAATTGATTGCACTTGAATCAGGGGATGAAGGTGCACTTCCTGAAAAAGTTTTTATTAGAGCAATGGTTCGAAGAATAGCCGAAAAATTAAACTTAGATACAAGTTTTATTCTTGAAGAACTTAATGAAAAGAAAAACAATGAGCCAAAATCTAACCATGTAATTTATAAAAAAAATACCAAAAAGATTAAACATTTTAATCCATTTATCATTGTAATTTTATCGGGTATTTTAGGATTATCTAGTTCAATCATGCTATTAAAATATATTCAAAAAGAACAAAATGATTCGATCAATCCAAAGCCAAATGATATTATTTTACTAGACAAAAATAAATCTTCTTAA
- the fabG gene encoding 3-oxoacyl-[acyl-carrier-protein] reductase, giving the protein MTLSKSLEGQIAIVTGASRGIGKAIAIFLAKEGAEVIINYSSSLENANKVVSEINSLGGKAYPLQADISDENSVNELIKKVLEKNNKIDVLVNNAGITKDGLLMRMKTDDWQKVLDLNLSGVFYCTRAVSRQMLKQKKGRIINITSVVGLMGNPGQANYSAAKAGVVGLTQSAAKEFASRGITVNAVAPGFISTDMTKDLNTESILSAIPLGRFGNPEDVAGAVRFLAADPSAAYITGQTLQVDGGMVMS; this is encoded by the coding sequence ATGACATTATCAAAATCACTTGAAGGTCAAATTGCAATTGTAACTGGAGCCAGTAGGGGGATTGGTAAGGCTATTGCGATTTTTTTAGCAAAAGAAGGAGCAGAAGTAATCATCAATTATTCTTCATCTTTGGAGAATGCAAATAAAGTCGTTTCAGAAATAAACTCCTTAGGGGGTAAGGCATATCCACTTCAAGCTGATATTTCAGATGAAAACTCGGTAAATGAATTAATAAAAAAAGTATTGGAGAAAAATAATAAAATTGATGTCCTGGTCAATAACGCAGGTATAACTAAAGATGGCCTTTTAATGAGAATGAAAACGGACGATTGGCAGAAAGTTTTAGACCTAAACTTGAGCGGTGTTTTTTATTGCACAAGAGCCGTTTCCAGGCAGATGTTAAAGCAAAAAAAAGGAAGAATTATTAACATCACTTCGGTCGTTGGGTTGATGGGCAATCCAGGACAAGCAAACTATTCTGCCGCCAAGGCAGGAGTAGTAGGTCTTACACAAAGTGCTGCAAAAGAATTTGCAAGCAGAGGGATAACTGTAAATGCAGTTGCTCCAGGTTTTATTTCAACTGATATGACAAAAGATCTGAACACTGAATCAATCCTTTCTGCTATCCCGCTTGGAAGATTCGGGAATCCTGAAGATGTTGCAGGAGCAGTGAGGTTTTTAGCCGCAGATCCTTCGGCTGCTTACATAACCGGTCAGACACTTCAAGTTGATGGTGGCATGGTTATGAGTTAA
- the groL gene encoding chaperonin GroEL (60 kDa chaperone family; promotes refolding of misfolded polypeptides especially under stressful conditions; forms two stacked rings of heptamers to form a barrel-shaped 14mer; ends can be capped by GroES; misfolded proteins enter the barrel where they are refolded when GroES binds) gives MAKLLSFSDESRGALEKGVNNLANALKVTIGPKGRNVVIEKKFGAPDIVNDGVTIAKEIDLEDPFENIGAKLIEQVASKTKEKAGDGTTTATVLAQFMVQEGLRNTAAGASPIELRRGMEKAVAQIVDDLKRKSKSVSGDAIKQVATVSAGGDEEIGSMIADAIDKVSFDGVITVEESKSLATELDITEGMAFDRGYSSPYFVTDEDRLICEFENPSILITDKKISSIADLIPVLETVQKNGTPLIILAEEVEGEALATLVVNKNRGVLQVAAVRAPSFGERRKAALGDIAVLTGGTLISEDKAMSLEKVQISDLGQARRVTITKDSTTIVANDNQNTELSNRIASIKRELDETDSEYDQEKLNERIAKLAGGVAVIKVGAPTETELKNRKLRIEDALNATRAAIEEGIVAGGGTTLLELSDGLEDLSKKLEGDQRTGVEIIKRALTAPTKQIAINAGFNGDVVVSDIKRLGKGFNAQTGEYVDLLEAGILDASKVIRLALQDAVSIASLLITTEVVIADKPEPPSAPGADGGDPMGGMGGMGGMGGMGGMGGMGGMGGMGMPGMM, from the coding sequence ATGGCCAAACTTCTAAGTTTTTCGGACGAATCTCGTGGTGCTCTCGAAAAAGGAGTAAACAATTTAGCCAATGCTCTAAAAGTCACTATCGGACCTAAGGGTAGAAATGTAGTTATTGAAAAAAAATTTGGTGCCCCTGATATCGTTAATGATGGAGTAACTATTGCTAAGGAAATAGATCTTGAAGATCCATTTGAAAATATAGGAGCAAAGCTAATTGAACAAGTTGCATCAAAAACGAAGGAAAAAGCAGGGGATGGAACAACAACTGCAACAGTTTTAGCTCAATTTATGGTTCAAGAAGGTTTGAGAAATACAGCTGCGGGAGCAAGCCCAATCGAATTGAGAAGAGGAATGGAAAAAGCTGTAGCTCAAATAGTCGATGATCTCAAGAGAAAAAGCAAGTCAGTTAGTGGTGATGCTATTAAACAGGTCGCGACAGTAAGTGCTGGTGGAGACGAGGAAATAGGCTCAATGATTGCTGATGCAATAGATAAGGTAAGTTTTGATGGAGTAATAACTGTTGAGGAATCCAAATCTCTAGCCACTGAACTAGATATCACTGAGGGAATGGCATTTGACAGAGGGTATAGCTCTCCATATTTTGTTACTGATGAAGATCGATTAATTTGTGAATTTGAAAATCCTTCAATACTCATTACTGACAAAAAAATTTCATCTATTGCCGATCTCATTCCTGTTCTAGAAACAGTTCAAAAGAATGGAACACCATTAATAATTCTTGCTGAAGAAGTAGAGGGTGAAGCTTTAGCGACACTAGTCGTAAACAAAAACCGCGGAGTTTTACAAGTAGCTGCAGTTAGAGCTCCCTCATTTGGCGAGAGGAGAAAAGCTGCTCTTGGAGATATTGCTGTTCTAACTGGCGGCACATTAATAAGCGAAGACAAAGCAATGAGTCTTGAGAAAGTTCAAATTTCTGATTTGGGTCAAGCTAGAAGAGTAACAATTACAAAAGACAGTACAACAATTGTCGCCAATGACAATCAAAACACTGAACTATCTAATCGCATTGCCTCAATAAAGAGAGAACTGGATGAAACAGATTCTGAGTACGACCAAGAGAAGTTAAATGAAAGAATCGCAAAACTTGCAGGAGGTGTAGCTGTAATTAAAGTTGGTGCTCCAACTGAAACTGAGTTGAAAAACAGAAAACTCAGAATTGAGGATGCTCTCAATGCAACTCGTGCAGCTATTGAAGAAGGTATTGTTGCAGGTGGAGGAACGACTCTTCTAGAACTAAGCGATGGACTTGAAGATTTATCTAAAAAGCTTGAAGGTGATCAAAGAACCGGAGTTGAAATTATAAAAAGAGCATTGACTGCTCCAACAAAACAAATTGCTATAAATGCGGGATTTAATGGAGATGTTGTTGTATCTGATATTAAGAGATTAGGTAAAGGCTTCAATGCACAAACTGGAGAGTATGTAGATTTACTTGAAGCAGGAATCTTAGACGCTTCAAAAGTGATAAGACTTGCTCTTCAAGATGCTGTTTCAATTGCCTCCCTTCTTATAACCACTGAAGTTGTTATTGCTGACAAACCTGAGCCCCCATCAGCACCAGGAGCTGATGGCGGAGACCCGATGGGCGGAATGGGCGGAATGGGCGGAATGGGCGGAATGGGCGGAATGGGCGGAATGGGCGGAATGGGCGGAATGGGTATGCCAGGAATGATGTAA
- the ispD gene encoding 2-C-methyl-D-erythritol 4-phosphate cytidylyltransferase, producing MHLLIAAAGSGSRMGADKNKLLLKVAGKTILEWTLKAAFDAKTISWIGIIGQPKDKNSICSILDNSVKSVQWINGGSTRQQSVQLGLAALPSEAKSVLIHDGARCLVRSFVFDEISKIVSTGQSVIAASQVTDTIKKVDKDGEIIESPPRSDLWAAQTPQGFPVNKLKHAHSEAIAKGWSVTDDASLFERLGLPVKIYDAGPSNIKVTTPFDLVIAESLLSTLKD from the coding sequence GTGCATTTGTTAATTGCGGCGGCGGGAAGTGGAAGTCGAATGGGTGCTGATAAAAATAAGCTTCTTTTGAAAGTTGCAGGTAAAACGATTTTAGAGTGGACTTTGAAAGCAGCTTTCGACGCTAAAACAATTTCTTGGATTGGAATTATTGGACAACCCAAAGACAAAAATTCTATTTGTTCAATTCTTGATAACTCAGTTAAGTCAGTTCAATGGATCAATGGAGGATCTACAAGACAGCAGTCAGTTCAACTGGGCTTGGCTGCCCTTCCATCTGAGGCTAAGTCTGTGCTGATTCATGATGGAGCAAGATGCTTGGTGAGATCATTCGTTTTTGATGAAATCTCAAAGATTGTTTCCACGGGACAATCTGTTATTGCTGCTTCACAAGTAACTGACACGATAAAAAAGGTTGATAAAGATGGTGAGATTATTGAGAGCCCTCCTCGCTCAGATTTATGGGCAGCCCAGACACCTCAGGGCTTTCCAGTAAACAAACTGAAGCATGCTCACAGTGAAGCAATCGCTAAAGGATGGAGTGTCACCGATGATGCATCCTTATTTGAACGTTTGGGATTACCAGTAAAAATTTATGATGCAGGGCCTTCAAATATTAAAGTTACAACCCCATTTGATCTCGTAATTGCAGAGTCTTTATTGTCTACTTTAAAAGACTAA
- a CDS encoding GtrA family protein has protein sequence MKKFLKYILTGIINTLTTYLTSIILLEIFNFYLITSNLIGFLFGISVSFCLNRNFVFKSKDKKIRKQILKFICAFLISYLINLIFLIVFTYIFSVSYYISQILSMATYSLSFYYLSNRYIFAK, from the coding sequence ATGAAAAAATTCCTTAAGTATATTTTGACTGGCATTATAAATACACTTACCACATATTTGACCTCGATTATACTTTTAGAAATTTTTAATTTCTACTTAATTACAAGCAATCTAATAGGCTTTCTATTTGGGATTTCTGTTTCTTTTTGTTTAAATAGAAATTTTGTATTTAAGAGTAAAGATAAGAAAATTAGAAAACAGATATTAAAGTTTATTTGTGCTTTTTTGATTTCGTATTTGATAAATTTAATTTTCCTAATTGTATTTACATATATTTTTTCAGTAAGTTATTATATTTCACAAATTTTATCAATGGCAACTTATAGTTTATCTTTTTATTATTTATCAAATAGATACATCTTTGCTAAATAA
- a CDS encoding S66 peptidase family protein: MTEPLKKGDLFHIVAASSPINKKEDLQAGIKVLEEWGLTCNQMDTIDRSWGYLAGNDEVRFNELHPNSYYPLLTFARGGWGSARLLEKSQPWKEGWMIGFSDLTSILLARLAGGFQGGVHGPLITTLGSEPEWSKDRLKSILFGNCVPDIYGDPWGGGLAKGPLIVGNLTVMTHLIGTEHLPTFKESILIIEDIGEAPYRIDRMLTHLRLAGVLQQLSGIGFGSFKYCEDEKDVDETKTFRLLDIFKNRTQDLKIPIVSNLPIGHCCGNASLPLGSQAILNGDKGSLSLLK; encoded by the coding sequence ATGACTGAGCCGCTAAAAAAAGGTGATCTTTTCCACATAGTTGCTGCAAGTTCCCCTATAAACAAAAAAGAGGATCTTCAAGCTGGGATAAAAGTACTTGAGGAGTGGGGGTTAACATGCAACCAAATGGATACTATAGATAGGTCATGGGGTTATTTAGCAGGTAATGATGAAGTTAGGTTCAACGAATTACACCCAAACAGTTATTACCCTCTATTGACTTTTGCTAGAGGTGGCTGGGGATCAGCAAGATTACTAGAGAAAAGTCAACCATGGAAAGAAGGTTGGATGATTGGTTTTTCTGATTTGACTTCTATACTTCTTGCACGGCTAGCAGGTGGATTTCAAGGAGGAGTTCATGGGCCTCTAATTACAACTTTGGGGTCCGAACCCGAATGGAGTAAAGACAGGCTTAAATCAATTTTGTTTGGCAATTGTGTACCAGATATTTATGGAGACCCATGGGGAGGTGGGCTCGCAAAGGGGCCTCTAATAGTTGGGAACCTTACTGTCATGACTCACTTAATTGGGACTGAACATCTACCAACTTTCAAAGAATCAATTTTAATCATAGAAGATATTGGAGAAGCCCCCTACAGAATTGACAGGATGCTAACTCACTTAAGATTAGCTGGAGTTCTACAACAGCTATCTGGCATAGGTTTTGGATCATTTAAATATTGTGAAGATGAGAAGGACGTCGACGAAACAAAGACGTTTAGGCTTCTTGATATTTTCAAAAATCGAACACAAGATCTCAAAATCCCAATTGTTTCAAATTTGCCCATTGGACATTGTTGTGGGAATGCCTCACTTCCACTAGGTAGTCAAGCAATCTTAAATGGCGACAAAGGGAGTCTTAGTCTTTTAAAGTAG